The genomic region ATCAATCGAATTACAAAGACGCAAAAGGCAATTTGTTTTCCGTCCAGGTGAAGCAGACGTTGTTTGTAAGGTATTAAAAGGAGGCATCGTTCGCGACGAGGCGCAAGTGCAACTATTGGACAGCGTAGTCGAACTGCCCCAATTGTCGAAGACAGACGAGGAACAGATTGAATTAACTTCGTTCTTAGAATGCGACTTTTGCATAGTGAATCACACGCGGAACGAGAAGATGATAGAAGCTGTTAAAACCGGCTTCGACCAAATCAGTAAATCATAAGCTAATATAATTGTGCTACAACGCTTCCTGCAAACTAGTTTTCGATGTCTGCAATTTTGATTAATCATTCCCAAAGGTACCGTCAAAATTTGCGTGATCGCGAAGATCTCCTCGCAACAAGGTTTGGACAACCTGGATGACATTTTACTAGCAGCCGACGGTATCCTGCTCGACAGAGACAGCATCGAAATCGAAGTCGGCGCTGAACGATTGTTCATGGTCGAGAAGGTTGTCGTCGCCAAGTGTGTAAAGGTAAAATCGTCATCGAACgctcattaaaataaaaaaggctGACATAAAGTCAACTGAAGGTTCAATTATTCCTCAtaaaagcaattttataatatcaataattttaatattaagaaaataaataaaagtctgTAAAGCTCTTGTATTAAGCTAAgataaagcaatttttatttcgcataccTTTTGCATATTGTAaagtaaattctttttatgttgctaaatatttaaaattaaattcctttaaCTACGAGTATAATTAACTACGAGGTTGCAATTTAtggttattaacaattttcgataTGTTTTTCATTCAGGCAGGGAAACCTGTTGTACTAAGCTTTCACGTATCCAAGAACAGCGCATTGAAACTCGACGTGAACCTAATTGCGAACGCTGTTTTAAACGGGGTTGACGCTATCTTTCTTAAAACGGGCGAGTTGAATGGAAAGGAAACTAGCGAGCTAATAAAGAAGGTGGACGTGGTCTGTAGACAGGCGGAGAGCGCGCGATGCCAGAGAGAGATCTTCGACGAGTTGGCTTGCAAGGTGTGTGATTTACGCAATCCGTATAAACTAATATACACGGTAACGAAATAATGTCGTCATTTTGAACAACATATAGAACACGTAGTATAAAACACAAGTATACTCGCTTGATGTGAAAACGTTGTTTGACATAaagatataaatgttataacgACACTGTGgattttgtgcaaaataaaaattgtccaaatcAATTGCAAGCAGTGGAGAATAAACAGAATATTGTTTTCTCcataattgtaataagtttGAAATAGTATGacaatattcttatatttttctatcttcacaatttttacctagacattttttattttcataaacgCCTGAAATTCGCAGTTTGGTTATAACAAacagatatattttatcaagtaTATACATgtacttatatgtatatatatatataaaatagtaaatgttAATTACATCTCTAATAACGCCAAAAATTTGATACAAAAGTATAGATTGagatcaaataattattacaatgtagagaagttaatatttagaaactcgtttctaattttatatattattatatataaacgaAATTAGTCTGCAGTCGAGTtacattatcattttatttcattttatttatttctgacaTTTTAGTTCAAAATGACAAATAGTCAAgcaatttagaagaatttttttttgtaaatgtgaggaagaatttttttgtaaataaactgaaataaGGAGTTATCGATATTTCTCTTAGCggacataattaatatcatgGTATTTCCTCTGGTATAAAAATAGATGCTGGTGCCTCCCAATCCTATGCACGCAGTGACCATAGGTGCAATCCAAACATCCTTGAACTTAAACGCCGCTGCAATTATTGTTACAACGACGTCTGGTCAAACCGCTGTCTCATTGTCGACGCATCGACCACATTGCCCTATTCTTGCTATCACGCGTTTCGGGGATGTTGCAAGATGGCTGCAACTGTACCACGGACTCCAACCGCTTCATTATCGACGTAAACCAATCAGATTTTTGCTTACGACagttcttataatttttataaaaaccgTCAATTATCACGTGAATTTATAACAGCTTTACATAACTGATTATACATAACTGTTTatacataaacaaaaattacttaCACATATAGAAAATCTATTTCTTAACTATATTTACCGTggcataaaataattgattgcaCGAAGTATTAAAATGCGAAATAGCATCGAGAAAATGCAATGCATTGCATTTatgtaaacataaataatttaatgaattttaaaaatttcaatgtctaagttaattctgttattttatttaactttttatctAAACTAGTGCAATTGTTAATGATTGATATAATTGTGTATATAGtctcaaataaatagataaaggGAGGATAGGAGATATGTCTATAATTAAGAAGAACAAAGTATTAGTCACGAACTTTGAGTTTTCTATAATTACAAACAGAGCAACCGCTGGCTGATTGGAACGACGACTTGAATTCACGGATACAGGACGGCGTCGATTCTCTTCGAAGGCGAAGATACATCAAAGTCGGGGATGCAGTCGTTATAGTTACCGGATGCCGGCAGGGATCGGGATTTACGAATTCTATACGAGTGGCCTATGTATCACCGGGACATGTGGAAAATGGCTCAACCAACCTTGAGCCTTGTTGGTGAAACATGCAACTATTTGtacataacaatattaacgTAACAAACTATCtataccaaattaaaaaaaatgtaacattaaAAGGTTTAACTTGATTCGagttgttttatttcaatagtaaagttataattactgtcaattttattacagaaatagataataatatagagctgtaaaaataaaaaagaaatttaggAATTTTGTCatgttatttttcatttagtgtaactattaaatatagttttcttttaatcCTGATATTATAGCTAtaacatttgaatatttcttgaaaatttaataattctttaaaaataaaatattaacaattaaaaagcatAGCTTGATTttgattattctatttaaatcaAGTTATAGTATCAATTTTATGgcaaaaatagttaataatatattgaagcGAAAAGCatagttttcttttaatcacgattttataattataaaatttcaatgttgcgtgaaaatttaatagtCCTTTAAAAATCAAGGATTAAGGCGTTTctagttaaaaatttttagcaagaaaattaattagttaatgtTTCGTTAATATCGAGATTTATATCAAACTGATATTCTTTCAATcgagtattaattataaacactTTATTACCGACAGCTTGAAATTGCACCGATAAACAGTAATTAATTCGACATCCTGTCTGTGGATACTTCATATTTGTTCAAGGATTGTTCAAATTCGCGGGCCCTTCTTTTACCcgcgattttttattaatttacgataatattaatctttgATACACCACATCTGTTCCGTGTATCATCAAGCAACGAATTATCGATTGCACTTTCTCACGTACGCCATCATCATTTATGAAACTTTTCATCGGTAATACAATATTCTTCGGAACCGCGCAAAACTCATTGTCCCGCGCGACAACGAAGTCCACTTCAAAAACGTGAGTAACGCAATTATCATCGTAACCCCGTTTATCCGTTAAAATTCCCGAggaattattttcacgttACGATTTTCATGCGAACCCGTGttttaacaacaataatgAGATGCAACGTGATATTAAGTAAGCCGAGATTTTCATGCTCGTCTTTCTTTGTTGCATTTACGTACCGTTCGTCTCGCgaggaataaacattaattgttaGTAAAGAGGAGCGCGAGTGCTACCTACATTCATTTGGATGAAACCAATCGTGCTAATAGAGAATGAGCTTTTACAACGAGTACACAACATTgtcgcattaaaaaatatcgttccGTTTCTTTCTCGTGTTTTTTTCACGTCCGGGAAAAAGCTGCGATGAAAGGATTTTCCGAAATGGAAAggaacaatgaaattataataatgaagatGAACGCACCCCATGCGAGACAAATGGCAACATCgagtttgaattttattgaaaatttatctcCGATGTAGACGTTATTGCATATAAAATCACTCACGTTTGTTTATTTCAGATCGAAaggttgtaaatattttatgacgcccactttttctaaattattgaaaaattattgtatatcatttatttttgtgtgGATTGTCATCAGAATTAATTGACTGAAAATTTTTGATACGTAAATACTTAGATTTCcttttacagtaaaattgtcaaaattctTCATCTatttaacttttacattaCCATTTACATCTAACACTTCAATATTTCCCAACcatcaatattgttatttgttatctCAGAGacctttaataattaaaacgtataCGCCAtcatattaagaaaactaaaattatttaataaaatgtcgaCGCATTGTCATATGACTTCAAAGTTACACGAGCTTATAAACAGTTCAATAATGTCACAAAACTCCACGATTTTACAGCATTAAAtatccaaaaaaaaaatgattaaaatagaattacaaTATCTCGGCCATAAGAATCTCAATTATTTACCAACTTCTGACAAACGCGAGAAAACGCCAGTTACGCGATGATTCGCTCTAATTCTCGCTAAGCATTCCCGCGCGCCGTCATTTTTCTATCAGCCGAACGGATTTATCGGCGCGCATTTATCCAAGCTCGCACAGATTTAATATCCACAGAGGAAGTCGCGCTATTTACCGTGGTTATTAGATTCGACGCGGTATCTGTTCGCGTATCGGTTAATGATTAGGCATTACCGGGCGGGCCGCATACGGCGAAGTTACCACGGTGCTCGATAAAACGCAGGTGTTCTGTTTGCGCTCGATTCGAAGCACAGTAGTCGCGTTATCGTGCCTGTGAAAAGCATCTTTCTCGACTCCGCGATCAATTCGAACCCTCCTCGTTTGAAGAAAGAATGGaaaatggggggggggggacgcaccctccctcccccctctctcgaCAGATAGAAACGTTGTCGCTCGTTTGTTGCACCAGCCAcggtttgaaaaattgaaccCGAAACACGCTTTAAagctttttatttctattcgaatCTTCTGCAGGATTTCATGCCGGCTGAAAACGAGTGTCTAGATTATTCACAGTTTTATTACGCGATGCGATGCAAATATGTTTCGCGTTACGGGTAAATCGCAGGGGCCGGTTTGCaaacagattttatgcatttgcaGCGCgttaaatcttttaatatttcgctcCGGGGAAATATCGAAGTTttgttctttgtttttttttcggaaaCAAGCGAAATCCGATGagcaaaaattttgtttaaattccaCTTTGCGTTCGGTCGACTCGTGACTATAATTGTACGAGTTATGTTATTTATCGCTGTCGTTTTCGTCGAGGTtacgtttaaaatttcaatttttcaatttttatacttttagtTCActgtatgttttatttaatctgcCCTATTGTAATCTTCATTTTCGAAAcccaaaatatttattaattttatttataataaaataatcacagGAAATTGGAATACTGCGAATTACTTTTATGACATTCGAAActgcttttaacaattttatctgACTTCTAATGAAGCACGGCACCGTTATTTGTATTTGCAATGTGATAAATCACGCCTGACAATTGACCAGCTCCGCGCGCAAATATCGTAAATCAAATTTGGAAAGTTCGAGTACGAGTTTTGAGGAATAATTAGCGGGCCATTTGTCAGAAGTGATTTATATCGGGCGCGCGTAACTTCCTACGATTTTGCGGAATGGATTGCAAACACATTAGAAATCCCGTGAAATTTTCGTGATCGCGCGCCACGGGGTCTTCCGCTGAACGCCAATTAACGCGTCGATCATCGCAGGTAGACGTGTTTATTCAGACATTAACAGCCGAGACGTTCAAGTGAGCATTAACAGAGAATGTCAGAACGGAATACTATACACCCTCGAACCGTCTATGCAAACACGTGTATCGGTGTCAATTATCGATTCTCAGGCCCCGTGTCCGTTTGTCTTCCTGTATGGGATGAAGGCACAATGCCATTCGATGCAAACATCTACGGGCAAATGTAGACATTTGGGCTTACTAAACGCGATTCGATTCAATCATTCGCGTCGACGAAGGGGAGGCGTATACGATAAGAAAGCGAACAGAAGGTTCAcggagaaaaatgaaagataatTAACGTTCCAACCAGCCGGAGCCAATCAATAGGCTTTTTAACGACTCCTGTTATGTCAGAAACGAGCTTAATCACTCCCTTTTAAATAATGGTACCCAAGAGAAATAATTGGATTGTATTTGTTCCGAATAACTTGGCGATCTACGTAGGGAATCGTTCGCTTCGTTGATGCGACAAATTCCAGATTGTCTAAGGGTTGAACACGATTTTTTATACTCTGTTCGGGAAGGGAAGAattttgtgatatttatttataagaattaggtagttatttttattctgatatttagagaatattgtttttgaaaatgtaatttataatttttacctCCGAAGAAATTGTTGCAGACGCACGTGTAAGCATTTGCTatacacattttatatttatatactcaTTTCTGTACAAAGAGAtcgcttttgaaaaattaaattttctcatGAATAAAATACTCCTCGATTGTTGGTTCTTTAATGTTCGTACTCGCGGTCGTTTCAC from Augochlora pura isolate Apur16 chromosome 5, APUR_v2.2.1, whole genome shotgun sequence harbors:
- the LOC144469761 gene encoding pyruvate kinase, with the protein product MVTLGVVNSDPGAIVNMMMAGANIVRLNMSHQVDKWHAITVQSIRQAGNRMYEFTGEIYPLGVATSLRGPEIRTGIFKGDASSIGHADLKEGNVVKLLTNVVAKRAGCVNCFWVSYPNLPRVCRPGDRILIGRGVALLQVCCVREADVVCKVLKGGIVRDEAQVQLLDSVVELPQLSKTDEEQIELTSFLECDFCIVNHTRNEKMIEAVKTGFDQISTVKICVIAKISSQQGLDNLDDILLAADGILLDRDSIEIEVGAERLFMVEKVVVAKCVKAGKPVVLSFHVSKNSALKLDVNLIANAVLNGVDAIFLKTGELNGKETSELIKKVDVVCRQAESARCQREIFDELACKMLVPPNPMHAVTIGAIQTSLNLNAAAIIVTTTSGQTAVSLSTHRPHCPILAITRFGDVARWLQLYHGLQPLHYRQQPLADWNDDLNSRIQDGVDSLRRRRYIKVGDAVVIVTGCRQGSGFTNSIRVAYVSPGHVENGSTNLEPCW